A single genomic interval of Salinarchaeum sp. IM2453 harbors:
- a CDS encoding HTR-like protein yields the protein MTRIPLGVSRLDEMFDGGAPDGSTILLATEIGAGGRDFLYTSAVMNGLAKESKDQFDFYYGSLPKRSTLPESIQYYSFTANEEALMREMEFTMEEEIVNQGTDAITFRDLSLEYFRQSQVPTEWYMKETRDIRTLGEDKGKEDVYDAIGEYLGSAPSRSIVAIDSVTDLLSIADDQVGWSDITLLMKGLKKVFNREGGVLLMLANLESLTDEQVGRLMETADGTLMFEWESSGTQRDRTMFVQEFRGVLSKLEDENIIRFETEITESGFDISDVRKIR from the coding sequence ATGACACGAATTCCGCTGGGCGTCTCGCGTCTTGATGAAATGTTTGATGGTGGAGCACCAGACGGAAGTACGATTTTACTTGCTACGGAGATCGGAGCTGGAGGCAGGGACTTTTTATATACGTCAGCGGTGATGAATGGGCTTGCGAAAGAGAGTAAAGATCAGTTTGATTTCTACTATGGTTCGTTACCTAAGCGATCAACATTGCCGGAATCTATTCAATACTATTCGTTTACTGCTAATGAAGAGGCTTTAATGAGAGAGATGGAGTTTACGATGGAAGAGGAGATTGTTAACCAGGGAACTGACGCGATTACATTTCGGGATCTATCACTTGAGTATTTCAGACAGAGTCAGGTGCCAACAGAATGGTATATGAAAGAAACACGTGATATCCGGACACTCGGGGAGGACAAAGGAAAAGAAGATGTGTATGATGCCATCGGGGAATATCTAGGTTCAGCGCCATCACGGAGTATTGTAGCAATCGATTCGGTAACGGATCTGCTCAGTATTGCGGATGACCAAGTTGGATGGTCAGATATTACCTTGCTCATGAAGGGGCTGAAGAAAGTGTTCAACCGAGAAGGAGGTGTGTTATTGATGCTTGCAAATCTGGAGTCACTGACCGATGAGCAAGTAGGTCGATTGATGGAAACAGCAGATGGAACATTGATGTTTGAATGGGAATCAAGCGGAACACAGCGTGATCGTACAATGTTTGTACAGGAATTTCGAGGCGTGTTATCAAAGCTTGAGGATGAAAACATCATTCGATTTGAGACGGAAATAACAGAAAGTGGATTCGACATTAGCGATGTTCGAAAGATTCGATGA
- the tbsP gene encoding transcriptional regulator TbsP — MSSNLVDERLETIYKRAMDETEELITVTPTQKSIETLINVTISYNRELPDIKLLAERQPLKRTMDDFITASHAADLVDQGTLSIRGKDQSVGNNLIITEKRVITVVDTQDYYAGLIGESDELVEAAVETYRSRWKTAGKHQLRTPPISEVKETLAEEINKQVKQDFVQMLDRAEENGREVDEVTLALLAAARNEELLYNISRWGENVGIASKATFSRTKTKLEDRGLIETEKVPIDVGRPRLRLKLNRNLSENEEGKDQQLVNTIRAELV; from the coding sequence ATGAGCTCAAATCTGGTGGATGAGCGTCTTGAGACGATATATAAACGAGCGATGGATGAAACAGAGGAATTGATAACGGTCACTCCAACACAGAAGAGCATTGAAACACTCATCAATGTCACTATTTCATATAATCGAGAGTTACCGGACATCAAGCTGCTTGCTGAACGTCAACCACTCAAAAGAACGATGGATGATTTTATCACAGCTAGCCATGCTGCTGATTTGGTAGATCAAGGTACTCTATCAATTCGGGGAAAAGATCAATCAGTAGGGAACAATCTCATCATTACTGAGAAGCGAGTAATCACAGTTGTAGACACACAGGACTATTACGCAGGCTTGATTGGAGAGAGTGATGAGTTGGTAGAGGCAGCAGTTGAAACATACCGCTCACGCTGGAAAACGGCTGGAAAACATCAGTTACGCACACCACCAATATCAGAAGTGAAAGAAACGCTGGCCGAAGAGATTAACAAGCAGGTTAAGCAGGATTTCGTACAGATGCTCGACAGGGCAGAAGAGAACGGGCGAGAAGTAGATGAGGTGACATTGGCACTACTTGCGGCCGCAAGAAACGAAGAACTGCTATATAATATTAGTCGGTGGGGAGAAAACGTCGGTATTGCGTCAAAAGCGACGTTCTCTCGGACAAAAACAAAGCTGGAAGACAGAGGATTGATTGAGACCGAAAAAGTCCCAATCGATGTTGGCCGGCCTCGACTTAGGCTAAAACTCAATA
- a CDS encoding THUMP domain-containing protein, protein MKFIGTTVPGLEEFAIQEVDDLTGQSAKRHHQGAIQFTGERTDISYINQWSRQLHRMLLILDEGNIKELEDAYEIARSVPIEEYVSAGQSFGVQATRHGEHQFTSVEVADRIGQGIVDRTRAQFNSRLPVNLDHPEIIVRAFVRHDKLIIAIDTTGEVSLHRRNWRVCEHNAPLRPTIAHSMLRLVDYQPDDRLLDPMCGGGTIPIEAAGWQTPLPVTTQETQRAYHRLSINCQHNRQAPKTEDAKSFSLTGIEKRKRWIDCARENINAAGLEEEITIKQGDGTKNLPDADIIATDLPFGIRTNEDLSRLYSKFSSALQNGSWEQFVCITTRPELLELSPTQTIRIKYGQLDATIVLKNL, encoded by the coding sequence ATGAAATTTATTGGAACAACCGTTCCAGGTCTCGAAGAATTTGCAATACAGGAAGTGGATGATCTTACCGGACAAAGCGCAAAGAGACACCATCAGGGTGCAATCCAGTTTACAGGAGAGCGAACTGATATATCGTATATAAATCAGTGGTCTCGCCAGTTACATCGCATGTTGCTGATTCTAGATGAAGGCAACATCAAAGAACTGGAAGACGCGTATGAAATCGCAAGGTCAGTGCCAATCGAGGAATATGTCTCTGCCGGTCAGTCGTTCGGGGTACAAGCAACCCGGCACGGAGAGCATCAGTTTACAAGCGTTGAAGTAGCTGATCGGATTGGACAGGGGATTGTTGATCGGACTCGAGCACAGTTCAACAGTAGGTTACCAGTTAATCTGGATCATCCAGAGATAATCGTTCGAGCATTTGTTCGCCATGATAAACTAATCATTGCAATAGACACAACTGGGGAGGTATCTCTGCATAGACGCAACTGGCGGGTTTGCGAGCATAATGCTCCTCTTCGTCCGACAATCGCCCATAGTATGTTGCGGTTGGTCGACTACCAGCCAGATGATCGACTCCTTGATCCGATGTGTGGGGGTGGAACAATTCCAATTGAAGCAGCCGGATGGCAGACACCACTCCCTGTTACGACCCAAGAGACACAGCGAGCATACCATCGATTATCAATAAACTGTCAGCATAATAGACAGGCTCCAAAGACAGAGGATGCAAAATCATTCTCTCTAACAGGGATTGAAAAAAGAAAAAGATGGATCGATTGTGCGCGCGAGAATATCAATGCTGCAGGATTGGAAGAGGAGATTACAATCAAACAGGGAGACGGAACCAAGAATTTACCAGATGCAGATATTATTGCGACAGATTTACCGTTCGGTATCCGAACAAACGAGGATCTATCGAGATTATACAGCAAATTCTCAAGCGCACTACAGAACGGATCGTGGGAACAGTTCGTTTGTATTACAACACGACCAGAGTTACTTGAATTATCTCCAACACAGACGATTAGAATCAAATATGGACAGTTGGATGCGACAATAGTATTGAAAAATTTATAG
- the hisD gene encoding histidinol dehydrogenase — translation MDIQRLSELTTSEKENFIERDAGIEAARKDVKEIIREVQAEGDSAVRRFAERFDGVDLDTIDITAETAEAYNRLDSELQSAIDTAVENVKEFHEQQVPDDWRKDFDGRMLGRRFRPIERVGVYVPGGTAAYPSSAIMGVVPAAVAGVDHIAVATPPAENLSDATLGAIHASGADQVYAIGGAQGVAALAYGTETVDSVQKIVGPGNRWVSAAKAEVRGDVEIDFVAGPSEVLVVADKTAKPEYIAAELVTQAEHDPNASVVAIVTDEETAQAAASEVERQASSQPREKTIRSALANDCSGILYAQSRDEATDFAEDYAAEHLYISTADDESVLSEIDSAGSVFLGAYTPVAAGDYASGTNHVLPTTGLAAVTGGLSVDEFIRPTTVQRLSEESLSDLRETIETLAEAEGLHAHADSVRKRFD, via the coding sequence ATGGACATACAGCGGCTCTCTGAGCTTACCACGTCAGAGAAAGAGAATTTTATCGAGCGAGACGCTGGTATTGAAGCTGCTCGGAAAGATGTAAAAGAGATTATTAGGGAGGTGCAAGCAGAAGGAGATAGTGCTGTTCGTCGCTTTGCAGAGAGATTTGACGGAGTAGATCTCGATACAATTGATATCACAGCAGAGACAGCAGAAGCGTATAATCGATTAGATTCAGAGTTACAGTCTGCAATTGATACGGCTGTGGAAAATGTCAAAGAGTTTCACGAGCAGCAAGTCCCAGATGACTGGCGAAAAGACTTTGATGGTCGGATGCTCGGAAGACGGTTTCGACCGATAGAACGAGTAGGGGTGTATGTGCCAGGAGGTACAGCAGCGTACCCGTCGAGCGCAATTATGGGGGTAGTTCCTGCCGCAGTAGCAGGGGTTGATCATATTGCTGTTGCTACACCGCCAGCGGAAAACTTGTCAGATGCAACATTGGGTGCGATTCATGCATCAGGAGCAGACCAGGTATATGCAATTGGTGGCGCCCAGGGTGTTGCAGCACTGGCATACGGGACAGAAACGGTTGACAGTGTCCAGAAGATTGTAGGGCCAGGAAATCGTTGGGTCAGTGCAGCTAAAGCGGAAGTCCGCGGAGATGTCGAAATTGATTTTGTCGCTGGACCAAGTGAAGTACTGGTGGTTGCCGATAAAACTGCAAAGCCGGAATATATCGCAGCGGAACTTGTGACCCAGGCTGAGCATGATCCAAATGCGTCAGTCGTCGCCATCGTGACTGACGAAGAAACTGCGCAGGCTGCGGCGTCTGAAGTAGAAAGACAGGCAAGCAGCCAGCCGCGTGAAAAAACTATTCGGTCTGCGCTCGCCAATGATTGTAGCGGGATTCTATACGCACAGTCAAGAGATGAAGCAACAGATTTTGCGGAAGATTACGCAGCTGAACACCTCTATATTAGCACAGCGGATGACGAGTCTGTGCTTTCAGAGATTGACTCGGCCGGGTCAGTCTTTCTTGGGGCGTATACACCGGTTGCAGCTGGAGATTATGCATCAGGAACAAACCACGTACTACCGACTACAGGGTTAGCAGCAGTTACTGGTGGACTGTCGGTTGATGAATTCATTCGACCGACCACAGTTCAGCGACTATCAGAGGAATCACTGAGCGATCTACGGGAGACTATCGAAACACTCGCAGAAGCCGAAGGACTCCACGCACATGCTGACAGTGTTCGAAAGCGCTTTGATTAG
- a CDS encoding PHP-associated domain-containing protein: MSITDRNIQNVDLHAKVLSTDIVKRAKQRGIDAIVYAPHFTRLPEIRKQAKQYTDKDLLVIPGREIFTGTWENRKHVLGLDLQEPIPDFITLEGAMKELQRQDAAVLVPHPEFFTVGLTAADCRKYSNVIVGVETYNPKHLTVHNKRAQKLAVGLPAPRFGSSYAHLPRTVGEVWTELSSPVSSESELITAIKQEAPRKVRHQTGKRHRWQSVKEFLHLGWENSWKKFDRMIVSGIEDTHPSHQAYTGKFDDVSVY; encoded by the coding sequence GTGTCAATAACGGATCGCAATATCCAGAATGTTGATCTCCATGCTAAGGTGCTCTCTACAGACATTGTGAAGCGAGCAAAGCAACGGGGTATAGATGCAATTGTCTATGCGCCACATTTTACGCGGCTCCCAGAGATACGTAAGCAGGCAAAGCAGTATACAGATAAAGATCTCCTTGTCATACCAGGACGAGAAATTTTCACTGGAACATGGGAGAATAGAAAGCACGTGCTTGGACTCGATTTACAGGAGCCGATTCCAGATTTTATTACTCTGGAAGGCGCAATGAAGGAGCTTCAACGACAAGACGCGGCAGTATTAGTCCCGCATCCGGAGTTCTTTACCGTAGGTTTGACCGCTGCAGACTGCCGAAAATACAGCAATGTCATCGTAGGAGTTGAGACGTATAATCCAAAGCATCTCACAGTACATAACAAACGGGCACAGAAGCTAGCTGTCGGGTTACCTGCGCCAAGGTTTGGCTCATCATATGCACACCTCCCGCGGACAGTTGGTGAAGTTTGGACAGAACTATCATCACCGGTTTCTTCGGAAAGCGAGTTGATTACCGCAATTAAACAGGAGGCTCCAAGAAAAGTTCGACACCAAACAGGAAAGCGACACCGTTGGCAGTCAGTAAAAGAGTTCCTTCACTTAGGGTGGGAAAACTCGTGGAAAAAGTTTGATCGAATGATTGTTTCAGGGATAGAGGACACCCACCCGAGCCATCAAGCCTATACAGGGAAATTTGATGACGTTTCGGTGTATTGA
- a CDS encoding TRC40/GET3/ArsA family transport-energizing ATPase, translating into MSDIDVTPVDEIDTEDQEIEKALESVPKLDDSAPEYVLYGGKGGVGKTTMAAATGLASANTGTKTLVISTDPAHSLSDTLEVDIGAEPTPIDDELPLWGVEINPEKAMEEGATMFGEAAEDAQDDASPFGGDDQMDGMGPMGMGGMGDMMDGGGPMEAMLGGSMPGADEAVAMQKLIDYLDDDRFERVVVDTAPTGHTLRLLKLPEVMDSMVGRVLMIQERISQMMDGLKGMFGGDAEQDNQDIEELRELQEGIEQLRAVLQDPAMTDFRIVMIPEELSVTESKRLREQLREFSIPVSTIVVNRVMEPLSSAAEDVDDEDILSPNLEDCEFCQRRWDVQQAALKNAQDLFREHEVKRVPLFAEEIRGKKMLKVIAACLK; encoded by the coding sequence ATGAGCGATATTGATGTTACACCAGTGGATGAAATCGATACAGAGGATCAAGAGATTGAGAAAGCGCTTGAGTCAGTTCCGAAGTTAGACGACTCCGCACCAGAGTACGTGTTATACGGTGGGAAAGGTGGTGTTGGGAAGACAACGATGGCAGCAGCCACCGGGCTTGCTTCTGCGAATACAGGGACAAAAACCCTCGTTATATCAACGGATCCAGCGCATTCGCTTTCGGATACACTTGAGGTAGATATTGGTGCAGAGCCGACGCCAATCGATGATGAACTTCCACTTTGGGGCGTTGAGATTAATCCAGAGAAAGCTATGGAAGAAGGAGCAACAATGTTTGGAGAAGCAGCTGAGGATGCACAGGATGATGCCTCTCCATTTGGTGGTGATGATCAAATGGACGGGATGGGCCCAATGGGTATGGGTGGCATGGGTGATATGATGGACGGTGGTGGTCCAATGGAAGCAATGCTAGGTGGATCAATGCCGGGGGCAGATGAAGCCGTAGCAATGCAGAAGCTTATTGATTATCTTGATGATGATCGATTTGAGCGGGTTGTTGTCGATACTGCTCCAACAGGCCATACCCTACGATTGCTAAAGTTACCAGAAGTGATGGACTCAATGGTCGGACGAGTCCTCATGATACAAGAACGGATCAGCCAGATGATGGATGGATTGAAAGGGATGTTTGGTGGTGATGCTGAGCAAGATAATCAAGATATCGAAGAGCTTCGGGAATTGCAGGAAGGTATTGAGCAACTACGCGCTGTATTGCAAGACCCTGCCATGACTGATTTCCGGATTGTAATGATCCCTGAAGAGCTAAGTGTAACCGAGTCAAAACGGCTTCGAGAACAACTTCGAGAATTCTCAATTCCGGTAAGCACAATTGTTGTTAATCGGGTTATGGAGCCTCTCTCCTCTGCCGCTGAAGATGTTGATGATGAAGACATTCTGTCGCCGAATCTAGAGGATTGTGAATTTTGTCAACGCCGATGGGATGTCCAACAGGCAGCGCTAAAGAATGCGCAGGATCTCTTCCGTGAACACGAAGTCAAGCGAGTTCCGCTATTCGCAGAAGAGATTCGAGGGAAAAAGATGCTCAAGGTCATTGCTGCCTGCTTGAAGTGA